One Plasmodium malariae genome assembly, chromosome: 3 genomic window, GTGagtgaataaaaattataatatttttattaatgttaatttattataaataacattaagatataaattatataatatatttttaatgttattttttcttgattacgttttaaaatgaaatcatgtcatatttattttactaagttcttatgaaaaaataaaaaaattaaaataaaataaaatatcatttatCATTAGGAGTACATTATAAGattgataaattttttcttattgcatatatttcatttttactaaTCTATATCATGGAgcgaaaaattaaattaaactttttatttaaaatttttatgtttatctttttaatttcgATATGTCATTTTGATTATGATATGGTaagataatattatttaatgatatttgtgttattcatattttttgcgtcatattattatcattactttgttagaaaaaatttatatatttttaaaccatggatatttatttttttagagtatcgataatgaatatttgtataaaaattacattgcTGATATAGAAATAGTTACAAGATCATATCGATTACTAGGAACGCATAAGCAGGAAAAATGTTCagatattgtatatataaaaggtgATATACCAACTATCAGGGAATACCAAAAATTGAATACttataatagtataaaaGTAACCAAaggcataaataaaaagcaaaatgaatgttcattatataatgcAGGAGGTTATGAACATGGTGGGAGAAGTAAAAATTCTGTGCACTACGGAAGAAATTCAAAAttaggaaaaagaaaattcgACAAAATATACTATAGAAATACACTTAGGAATTCTACTATTGCAGATTTTAAGTTTTTAAGAAATGTTACAAAACAAAAAGCAGttcttatttgtattttattgaGCTTCCATGCAATAAGTGGAATACTACTAAGTTTTTTAATACCAACCGACACGCTAAGAAATGGTAAAATTGTGATATCAAAGCTTTGGAATTTTGGAGCAACTGTAGGATTTTCCACATTCACATATATAGTTATACTATCGTTTATTCATCTCTTCAGTTTAATTGCAAAGTATATGAAGATAATACATAAGAAAcgtgaaataaattatacagCGTATCCTTCTCTTAGTAAAGTCTTTTATAacagtaattatatataattctccAGGATATATACGAAAATAACACAACTATAAaagattataatttataaaatccAGTATACATTTCTGGACTTTTTCAAAagcaaaagtaaaaataggtgtttttaatattttgttattttaaatgtattaatgttttttttattatattttatgttattttttgagttttcttcaatattattgtcaaaatacatatatgtttatctACTAAGgtctttttaaaaactatATGTGGcttaatatcattatatataagtaatattaatataatttttgttgattttatttttcagtTTTTAGTGGTCACTGTAAAAATAgccttaattatttttgctttatcTGTTTCTAGAATTAAATGATTATTTGTTGTGTAAATAGAACATActatttgtttataattaaaaataagattgTCTTGTTTATTACATGATGAAAAGGATTCAATAGTATTTAGTtgtatggatatatatatatataaatatatatatttaaaaataaaaacaaactTTATGTTAATTCTACGTATAAGCTTTAAGAcaaatacattataaaacatatttttttataaagtctttcttgaaatttttttacttttttgaaTGGTCTAAATATGaagttatatacatatcaaAATATTCTTTCTAACTGTATTTCCGAGATTAGGTCTTAtggtaaatattttaattttactttggatgcaattttttttatctattttgttatcttatgtgtaatatttaatatacaattaattcttttttaaagagtgaaaaataaatttcgaaattttgaaaaattgtaatattttttttatttacatacataatgaaaaaaaggttAAAGGAATACAATTTGaactataaaattattttttttgaatatgcaaaaattgttttattatatctttaaaatataaataaaaataatttttttattactgaaattttatttttataataataaaatcattaataatatatgttgaATTTTTACGtgaaataagaaaatgtttcttataaattagttatattaaaaatatttttaattgatattacatatataaatcattaaCTAAGTAAtactttattaattttatagttTTCTTTTACCATTTCTTATCATAAAATTCGCTATATATACGTAGTTTAATAgatctttaaaataaaaaaaaaaaaaattattaaaaaatagaaaaactTAAATGATgtctttatattaatatgaattACAAAGAACAATCAGAGCAATTATTTCCGCATTAAATTTATGattactataaatatataggcattaaaaataaaattgaatacCTAATTATcatctaaatatttatatatatactttttatatgaatatgtcgatatttcaataataatgtataatttcaatattacatatttttttgttttgttattCTGAACgttgtattatgtataatcTAATAAATAGCATATCtgaattaataattaaaattcaGGTATATAATGGAATCCTAGGTCATACATagttatatgaaataatttagaCATATAAGTATTCTGAAATTTCTAattgaataattataacagaatatgaaaatattccATAATAAATAACGGGATTCccattttaaaacatttaatttattctaaaatgtatatataagagTTTCAATGgacattataaaaatggatTCCATGAAGAaatttgaagaaaaaaattaccttaattttttctgatccttttatattatcatgttactttctaatatatttaccaAATATTTCCTGtatttttccatttgttTAATGTgcataataatgaaatgtggaaatataaatagcatttgttaatattattatatatttttgtgaaaatattacaattataaagatgtgttatgtatattttttatttatcgtATATCGATTTGTTTACTCCTCTTAgatatcaaaatataaaagtgtattaatggaaaaaaaacaCATTAAGTACAGAGCTCTAAAAAAGCATATTcatgaattattaaataatggaTATCATTGTTACTATTTGAATTTAATCAACAAGAGAATTAATATCCTTATGACAATTtagctttatttttactacaGTGCGACgtaaagtatatattatttgaagaCAACAAAGTTAAAagttttgtataattttttaaaaatgtaattctATATAATTGCAAGGAAACAACGAATAATAAAAGTTTCAAATAAAGTtcgttataaataaaatacatttattttttatttattgaataatggttttattttaaatgttttatttttttttatattataatattataagttttttgttccacatttatttttctaatttttttgtctttttgcTTCTTTAATACttagttaataatttttacttcataTTATTGTGTAAGAAAGTTAATAATTACTGAATATTCTTGCgttatttatttaagttttaatattaatgtttttttagtTTGAAGAagatagaatatataattggATTTTTGTGTTACTGTCTCTTACAGTAGTATTTTATTCATGTTATACATTTctttgtataaattttatgacattatttttgtaatatgtatacacCCGCAAtcattattttgcttttagagtgtcttatttattaatgtattaCTCACTTAAATGTAGCATTTATATCATtgaatatacaattttttaatgaatataacaTATACTGTAGTATTTGTATTAAACAACTCCTTGAGGGTGAAATCctatattatgaaaacatTCTTCATAATTTCTATTTACTTCTTCAGGTGAATTTTTTAAGGATTCTCTTGTTTCATCTTTAACATAATTAagttgaattatttttttactttgtaAACTACTATGTAACCATAATTTCATTGGAGTAAactgtacaaaaaaaaaaaaatatttatattcttaaaaatataatttttttgttttggtaattaaatgtaaaattgaATATACGCATTGTCGTAGAATTTTCTCCctattaagtatattttttattaaccttatataaaaaaaataaggtaaAAGTTGTTAGTAACAGGACGGTTGTTAAAATGGCAGGAAAAATAAACTCTTTAGAGGAGCTAAAATTTTTGGTACATAAAGACAAATCGTTATATTGTTCACTGTTTCAACATATGCTTTCTTAAAATATCTTAACGCTTCACAAAATTCGTTCAATATATTCCCTTCATATTCCTTGTAACGTtctatataaaattcataacAATTTTTAGGATTTTTACAACTTGTGGATGTATTTTCTGAGATGtcgaatttttaaaattcggatataatttgtataggttattaagttttttttaaatattatcgtcaattttttatatttctttcttgcatatatttaatgttttGGAAGAAAATTCATTATATCCCTAAAACCAATAAGGATttctattataatttttatcagaATTTATCCTGTAACTTAAGTATTTACGAGGTTTCAGGGTATGAAATTTACAACAATTATTTATCTCAATAAAATATCTAGAAATCTCTTGACACGCAGTagtaaaattatcataattaatTGATGCACATTTGATTCCAGGATTTCCACCAGATCCACTACTATTTCATGCATCTGCTATagctttattattaaattcgtctttatatttaagatATAATGTCACAATATTCtcctaaaaattaataaggtataataataatatataaatagacagatttacattttcattaaCCAAATTTATGTATCATTTCTAGAAAAATGAATGCTTGGCTATAATgccaaatataataattataatatacaaataaattttgcGTTTTCTTCCGTACTATTAGCCACCATTGTATATAGATTTACGTAAATTAAAtagcaaaaattaaattggtgtaatattaatatttatataaagaaaaaatatatttaatatgtttatatgtggtttgtaaatttttttcatacagaaaattttaaaaacaaaatacacAGGAAAATTacctttttactttttattagtattaaAATACGGTAGaataatttgtaaaatatgaaataaactATTCTAATAgacaaataattatttgaaaaaaaagtttgtataattgtaaataaaataaatttagagGAAACTGCTTTTTTCtgtttgttatttatatgaatctcatatatttgtactgatatatatacaaataaataaaataattctagTTCATTCCAATATACATTTCCTATTATAATGCAATATCTATTTAGGAATATTTTGgacattttaaattaatataaatagataaatgtTTAGTATGTATAAAGCATAGATgtttctcttttattttattataattgtttttattgttaaGATTATAACtctcatattattttatttaatatttataataagttTTAACAATATACACTGGTTAAGAATCTGAACTTCACgaaatttactaaaattaaaatttaattaaacgaaaagtaattttaaataaaatgtaagtAATGTATGTGACAATAAGAATTTAttacttaaataaaaatttatgttctGTAAAAAcgtgttttaattataaacgTAATATTCGATAAATAGACTAtatcatacaaatataaagtaatCTGTGAATTCTCTCTATCATAATGTATATGGAAGTTAAAGTTTTACTTTTacctttataatatttaacttggtataatatatatttttatattctatatataaatatatgtagaaacattaaatatttttacattttaaatggattataattatataacaaaaataaaagatgaaaaaatttaattaacttttaaataatataagtttttaatagtatgaacattacatatataagtacatcataaaatttttatagagGTTTTGACAACTATAACctctaatatattataatatagatataaatctttatattataaataaagatatattatactgttttgtaagaaatttatttatggaattttaacattattaatCTCTAATTTTGTTGAAATTGCTTTACTATAAGTTCATATTGAAAGACCCACTTAGATAATTATTAGATTTATTAATCATATGCTAagtatttttgaatatatataaattagaacATGAAACACCTTAAATATTTCAgcctttttaaaaacatataattggTCATTGATACCTtaatatcaatatttttaatatatatacttagcAAAATTAGGAACCTTGTTAATAGAacttttaatgttttttaattatttattttatcttaataaatattaaaagttatGATATTTTATGAAGCCACATACTTTTCTTTATATGACATAAGCTTGTATTTAACTCTTGTTGCTTCAGGTTCAAGTTATTAGTactatatattcaaaaattgataattcaattttaatttgtaatGGTTACATACATGGTAGACAATTAGTTTGCTTATTATGAAGTTTTAccaataaaagaaaaaatacatttattatattttgattacACTTGCATAACAgtgtatttaataatatgatatacgaattaatttaatatttattacaaaataaattagtaacaaaaataaaaatttctttttattccaaatattattatggaAATATATTAGTGAACCAAAGTTATTAGgatttagtatattttatataggaATTACTtcatagtttttttttttttttttaataatactgctaaaaaatatatatatattaaaaaataaaaaattgaataatatccttaaatttacaaaatttgcatttagaaatttaatataaataatatataattaaaaattattccatttaaaaattatatagtagcgataaatataaattcttatTTGCGTTTAAAGTAAGTATTTTTTGTGGAATATTTCCTGTgttctatattttatttttaaaatatattattgtccATAAAAGAAATGCATAAATTTACCTATTAACTAATATATTagctattaaaaatatgagagAAAAGGTCGTacagtttattttttcttcatttgttactactattattatattgttataataattaataatttaataggCATAACAAGTTTTCCAAGAATATAATtcttatgttaaaaa contains:
- the PmUG01_03036300 gene encoding Plasmodium exported protein, unknown function yields the protein MERKIKLNFLFKIFMFIFLISICHFDYDMSIDNEYLYKNYIADIEIVTRSYRLLGTHKQEKCSDIVYIKGDIPTIREYQKLNTYNSIKVTKGINKKQNECSLYNAGGYEHGGRSKNSVHYGRNSKLGKRKFDKIYYRNTLRNSTIADFKFLRNVTKQKAVLICILLSFHAISGILLSFLIPTDTLRNGKIVISKLWNFGATVGFSTFTYIVILSFIHLFSLIAKYMKIIHKKREINYTAYPSLSKVFYNSNYI